A single Candidatus Chlorobium masyuteum DNA region contains:
- the cobU gene encoding bifunctional adenosylcobinamide kinase/adenosylcobinamide-phosphate guanylyltransferase — protein sequence MHKVIYVTGGARSGKSTFALQLANGYRNRVFVATAEPFDEEMQRRIGKHQEERSNRFVTVEEPLFPQRAFQNLKEGIDLVLLDCLTVWTANLMHHLVDQHAIDEQIALFFDVLSKPPCDIILVSNEVGMGIVPDNAMSRQFRDIAGIINQKAANIATEAWLLCSGLSLRLK from the coding sequence ATGCACAAGGTAATATATGTAACTGGCGGGGCGAGAAGCGGTAAAAGCACATTCGCCCTGCAACTGGCTAACGGGTACCGGAACCGGGTGTTTGTTGCGACGGCAGAACCGTTTGATGAAGAGATGCAGCGTCGTATCGGCAAACATCAGGAGGAGCGGTCCAACCGGTTTGTGACAGTAGAGGAGCCGCTTTTTCCCCAGCGTGCATTCCAGAATCTGAAAGAAGGAATCGATCTGGTGCTGCTTGACTGCCTGACGGTGTGGACGGCAAATCTGATGCACCATCTTGTCGATCAACATGCGATTGATGAGCAGATCGCTCTTTTTTTTGATGTTCTGAGCAAGCCCCCCTGTGATATTATTCTTGTGTCCAATGAAGTCGGTATGGGTATTGTGCCCGATAATGCCATGTCCCGACAGTTTCGGGATATAGCCGGGATCATAAACCAGAAGGCCGCCAATATTGCCACCGAGGCATGGTTGCTCTGCAGCGGTCTCTCTCTTCGGCTGAAGTAG
- a CDS encoding autotransporter-associated beta strand repeat-containing protein: MNRVFNIIWSKSKERWIVVSEKVKTNGGVPKSRLKSLAVLIALFASAERAYALDPGSLPSGGVITSGEGTITTSGTQLTVNQSTPQMIANWQSFNIGAGAGVRFNQPNSSSAALNRITDQNPTQIMGSLSANGRVFLLNPSGIIFGSTARVDVGGLVASSLNMLDSDFLSGRYRFSNSGSAGQVINQGAITAMPGGVVALIAPKVTNEGSVTAPGGSVALAAGNQVSLDFHGDGLITLTVAQGAVDALAENNGLIKADGGRVIMTAKAADALVQSVVNNSGIIEARSLQARGGRIILDAEGGMTMIAGKVDASSPDGKGGSVIATGDRVLVKAGAHLTASGATGGGEVLVGGSWQNSASSVRQATGTIVEPGALLEASAIDTGNGGTVVAWSDVTNPDSVTRAYGTFEAKGGANSGDGGRIETSGHWLDVEGSKGGASALNGSSGLWLFDPYNVTIAGSADAGGGWGGANPNIWTPNASGSTILSTGQLLTSLNAGTSVTVTTTGGGSEDGNITVSSAITKSTNTGTPTLTLTAANNILLNANIGTSSSSYTLNLTMNAGGTISGNGNISGKGTTTFNVGSGSGEYSGAISDITGSTRSVTKSGTGTLILSGVSSYQGTTTVSNGVIKLGSSGNDANSPLGKTAGNTSVISGATLDLNGYTLVLPEPLTIAGTGYSGAGALTNTAVSVGGGSSTTTYSGPITVNSPASILVNTANAQITLSGTVNSTAILTFGGSVVGCTLSGVYSNTGNCVKDGTGTWTLSGNNTYSGSTTISAGTLIVSNSTGLGSSNQGTTVSATGTLNINNVAISNEDLSLIGTLITTGTASWGGTTKGTITLGAGTPTFGGTGTLTVSKAIAGSSRTLTKIDSGTLILSAANSYTGLTTVSGGTLQYGINNALSSGGVTVNGSGVVFDIGVYSDTIGAVTLTNGSITGTTGVLTGTSYLINNDSGTTTVSAILGGTNKALTKSGAGTVTLSGVNTYTGATTISNGTLTLDATGSIAASSGVANSGSFTIGGNKVIDSLTGAGSTALDSYILTIGDSDNTSGTYSGVLSGTGGITKAGSGTLTLSGTNTYTGGTTVSDGTLSIGAGGASGSISDTGTLSNSGAVVFNRSDDFSYGGKISGAGSLTKSGNGTLTLSGTTSDYSGAVTVSGGTLKLGHSSALGTTGGGVTVSDTATLDLNGISIGDEALTLNGLGVGTNGALINSSGTAVTYGGLLTLGSASSIVSGNGNIILSNTGTITGSGFGLTLGGTASGSSIASIVGTGTGTLTKSGTGTWSLSGANTYSGGTTVSTGTLSIGSGGASGSISDTGTLSNSGAVVFNRSNDFTYGGKISGAGSLTKSGNGTLTLSGTTSDYSGAVTVSVGTLKLGHSSAMGTTAGGVTVSDTATLDLNGISIGDEALTLNGLGVGTNGALINSSGTAATYGGLLTLGSASSIVSGNGNIILSNTGTITGSGFGLTLGGTASGSSIASIVGTGTGTLTKSGTGTWSLSGANTYSGGTTVSTGTLSIGSGGASGSISDTGTLSNSGAVVFNRSNDFTYGGKISGAGSLTKSGNGTLTLSGTTSDYSGAVTVSAGTLKLGHSSAMGTTAGGVTVSDTATLDLNGISIGDEALTLNGLGVGGTAGALTNSSTTASTYGGLITLASGSRIVSNSGTALTLSGTINGGYALGINGSGSVTLGGTIGNSTPLASFTGDSATSLFINGGSVKTTGVHSYSGATTFGAGAGTTLTTTNSSISGSGVVTATAGAVTFVAGSGTVTFNNTSNNFSSVTVTSAGAVSLIDTNALTISGIAASGTVDVATLSGDLTVSGNLSTTDGSATAIRVNAGKSAAAGTSTGGNIIVSGTPLITLGTGGIASFYTGSISGSTGLSAFIGTGTGRFRYNSDESASNYTTVLAAGKNAIYREQPTVTVTAANETITYGTTPTLDYTISGEQNSDTKAQALSGGLSVSSSTSSSGKYTAGTHTIGQSGLTSLLGYGISYVSKTLTVDQKQLQVTAIGDGSSTYGNSLVYGAVTDNRITGDVVDVTRTLVNASLSTSGNTKVGSYKQKASGITGTDSANYSWGGDFTTTTENYAISRANLTVSGLSVSNKVYDATTTATLSGTARVTPIGSDVVTLGGTPSGAFADKNVGAGKAVSVTGNTISGTDAANYNLQQQSALSAEITRANLTVIGLSASNKVYDATTTATLTGTARVTPLGSDVVTVGGTPAGTFADRNVGTEKSVTVTGSTISGRDASNYTLLQQSALSAEISRANLTVSGLSASNKVYDATTTATLTGTAKVTPLGSDVVTLGGTPAGTFADRNVGKGKSVTVTGSTISGADAANYNLQQQSGLTADISEAPVTETESTTASETILPIIKATPASPAGATVSSLMPANPITTTAPASSASITVAPLTVTNTQAVAPVGSSIELAPVMNLDNLSDMKSGDVSSTVAMTTGGGMTSDISQASLPVTGSSPGSDTQAPFTGVINVFLGGKLVRQTVNTVIPLPDEIKTGLTQGVGGERVTLLNGSPLPSWLSYNSGTRTFKILNPPGETFHIKVRVQDQSRSWVVDIASNKSST; the protein is encoded by the coding sequence GTGAACAGGGTTTTCAACATCATCTGGTCGAAATCGAAGGAGCGGTGGATCGTCGTTTCCGAGAAGGTCAAGACCAATGGAGGTGTACCCAAATCAAGGCTCAAAAGTCTTGCGGTTCTCATCGCGCTGTTTGCCTCCGCAGAGCGGGCCTATGCCCTTGATCCCGGCTCCCTCCCTTCGGGCGGTGTGATCACCTCCGGGGAGGGAACCATTACCACCAGCGGCACTCAGTTGACCGTGAACCAGTCAACACCGCAGATGATTGCGAACTGGCAGAGTTTCAACATCGGAGCCGGTGCCGGAGTGCGTTTCAACCAGCCCAACAGCTCATCAGCAGCTCTCAACCGCATCACCGACCAGAACCCCACCCAGATCATGGGTTCGCTCTCGGCCAACGGCCGGGTATTCCTGCTTAACCCCTCGGGCATTATTTTCGGCAGTACAGCACGTGTTGATGTCGGTGGTCTGGTCGCCTCGTCGCTCAATATGCTCGATAGCGACTTCCTTTCCGGCAGGTATAGATTCAGCAACAGCGGCAGTGCCGGTCAAGTTATCAATCAGGGAGCTATAACGGCCATGCCGGGAGGTGTGGTGGCGCTGATCGCCCCCAAAGTAACCAACGAGGGGAGCGTCACGGCCCCTGGCGGAAGCGTGGCGCTGGCTGCAGGCAATCAGGTATCTCTTGATTTCCATGGAGACGGACTCATCACCCTTACGGTTGCTCAGGGAGCTGTAGACGCCCTGGCCGAAAATAATGGATTGATCAAGGCTGATGGCGGCCGGGTGATCATGACGGCCAAAGCGGCCGATGCCCTGGTTCAGTCGGTGGTGAACAACAGCGGAATTATTGAGGCAAGAAGCCTGCAGGCGAGAGGCGGCCGGATTATTCTTGACGCCGAGGGCGGCATGACGATGATAGCCGGCAAAGTGGATGCATCCTCGCCAGACGGAAAGGGCGGTTCGGTGATTGCTACGGGAGATCGTGTTCTGGTGAAGGCTGGAGCACACCTCACCGCTTCGGGCGCAACCGGCGGAGGAGAGGTACTGGTTGGCGGAAGCTGGCAGAACAGCGCCAGTTCGGTTCGTCAGGCGACCGGCACCATTGTTGAGCCGGGAGCTCTGCTTGAAGCGAGTGCCATCGACACCGGCAATGGCGGCACCGTGGTAGCGTGGTCGGACGTGACCAACCCGGACTCCGTCACCCGTGCTTACGGTACCTTTGAAGCGAAGGGCGGAGCCAACAGTGGTGACGGTGGAAGAATCGAGACTTCCGGTCACTGGCTGGATGTAGAGGGATCAAAGGGCGGAGCTTCCGCGCTGAATGGAAGCAGCGGCCTCTGGCTCTTTGACCCGTACAATGTCACAATCGCAGGTTCTGCTGATGCAGGCGGTGGATGGGGTGGAGCAAATCCCAATATCTGGACACCGAATGCATCCGGTTCGACAATACTCAGTACGGGTCAACTGCTGACCTCACTCAATGCAGGAACCAGTGTAACGGTAACAACAACAGGCGGTGGATCTGAAGATGGAAATATTACAGTCAGCAGTGCGATTACGAAAAGTACGAACACCGGTACACCAACACTGACGCTTACTGCCGCGAACAACATTCTGCTGAATGCAAACATTGGCACCAGTAGTTCATCATACACACTGAATCTGACGATGAACGCGGGTGGAACCATAAGCGGAAACGGAAACATCTCAGGCAAAGGAACCACCACGTTTAACGTCGGCAGCGGCAGCGGTGAGTACTCTGGAGCTATCTCTGATATTACTGGTTCAACAAGATCGGTTACGAAATCGGGAACCGGCACTTTGATTTTGTCTGGCGTCAGCTCCTATCAGGGAACGACTACTGTCAGCAATGGCGTAATCAAGCTTGGTTCGTCAGGTAATGATGCCAATAGTCCTCTTGGAAAAACGGCTGGTAACACCTCTGTAATATCCGGAGCCACACTTGACCTGAACGGGTATACTCTTGTTCTTCCTGAACCATTGACGATCGCCGGGACGGGGTACAGTGGAGCCGGAGCTCTGACGAACACCGCTGTTTCCGTTGGCGGCGGTTCGTCAACGACGACCTATTCAGGTCCCATTACGGTGAATTCACCAGCCAGTATTTTAGTGAATACCGCGAATGCACAGATTACTCTTTCCGGTACCGTAAATTCGACCGCTATCCTGACTTTTGGAGGAAGCGTTGTCGGATGTACGCTATCCGGCGTTTACAGTAATACCGGAAATTGCGTCAAGGATGGAACCGGTACATGGACCCTGTCAGGTAATAATACCTATTCAGGTTCAACAACGATAAGCGCCGGAACCCTCATTGTTTCGAATTCGACCGGATTAGGATCTTCAAATCAAGGGACAACAGTCAGTGCTACAGGCACCCTCAATATCAACAATGTCGCTATCAGCAATGAGGATCTGTCACTGATCGGTACGCTTATAACTACAGGCACAGCAAGCTGGGGCGGAACTACCAAGGGGACTATAACGCTTGGCGCTGGTACCCCCACTTTTGGTGGTACAGGTACACTCACGGTGAGCAAAGCAATAGCTGGATCTTCACGGACACTGACCAAAATTGATTCAGGGACATTGATCCTGTCAGCGGCTAACAGCTATACCGGATTGACGACGGTAAGCGGGGGCACATTGCAGTACGGGATAAACAATGCACTTTCGAGCGGAGGAGTGACAGTCAACGGAAGCGGAGTTGTTTTTGATATCGGGGTATATAGTGACACAATAGGCGCAGTAACCCTGACCAATGGCTCCATAACGGGCACCACCGGCGTATTGACCGGCACCAGCTACCTCATCAACAACGACAGTGGCACCACAACGGTTTCGGCTATTCTTGGCGGTACGAACAAAGCTCTGACCAAATCGGGAGCCGGAACGGTGACACTCTCCGGAGTGAATACCTACACCGGAGCAACAACGATCAGTAACGGGACCTTAACGCTTGATGCAACGGGATCGATAGCTGCCAGTTCGGGAGTAGCAAATTCCGGATCGTTTACGATCGGAGGAAACAAGGTTATTGATTCACTGACAGGAGCAGGCTCGACCGCACTCGATTCCTATATATTGACAATAGGAGACTCAGACAACACTTCAGGAACATACAGCGGCGTGTTGTCCGGAACGGGAGGTATTACGAAGGCGGGCTCGGGCACTCTGACCCTTTCAGGAACGAACACATACACCGGTGGAACGACGGTAAGCGATGGAACGCTGTCGATAGGAGCAGGAGGAGCGAGCGGCTCAATATCCGACACCGGAACGTTGAGCAATTCGGGAGCAGTTGTGTTCAATCGTTCGGATGACTTTTCGTACGGAGGAAAAATAAGTGGCGCCGGAAGCTTGACGAAGAGCGGCAACGGAACGTTGACCCTGTCAGGTACGACGAGTGATTACAGTGGAGCGGTGACGGTAAGCGGAGGCACGTTGAAGCTTGGTCATAGCTCGGCACTGGGTACAACAGGGGGAGGCGTGACGGTATCAGACACCGCGACGCTGGACCTGAACGGCATATCGATAGGAGATGAAGCGCTGACGCTGAACGGCCTGGGTGTCGGTACGAATGGGGCATTGATCAACAGTTCCGGAACAGCGGTAACGTATGGCGGGTTGCTGACACTTGGAAGTGCGAGCAGCATTGTATCAGGAAATGGAAACATAATCCTGTCGAATACCGGCACGATAACCGGTTCCGGATTCGGGTTGACGCTTGGCGGAACGGCAAGCGGAAGCAGTATTGCGAGTATAGTCGGAACCGGCACGGGAACACTGACAAAGAGCGGCACAGGCACGTGGTCGTTGAGCGGAGCGAATACGTATAGCGGCGGAACGACGGTAAGCACGGGAACGCTGTCGATAGGATCAGGAGGAGCGAGCGGCTCAATATCCGACACCGGAACGTTGAGCAATTCGGGAGCAGTTGTGTTCAATCGTTCGAATGACTTTACGTACGGGGGGAAAATAAGTGGCGCCGGAAGCTTGACGAAGAGCGGCAACGGAACGTTGACCCTGTCAGGTACGACGAGTGATTACAGTGGAGCGGTGACGGTAAGCGTAGGTACGTTGAAGCTTGGTCATAGCTCGGCGATGGGTACAACAGCTGGCGGGGTGACGGTATCAGACACCGCGACGCTGGACCTGAACGGCATATCGATAGGAGATGAAGCACTGACGCTGAACGGCCTGGGTGTCGGTACGAATGGGGCATTAATCAACAGTTCCGGAACAGCGGCAACGTATGGCGGGTTGCTGACACTTGGAAGTGCGAGCAGCATTGTATCAGGAAATGGAAACATAATCCTGTCGAATACCGGCACGATAACCGGTTCCGGATTCGGGTTGACGCTTGGCGGAACGGCAAGCGGAAGCAGTATTGCGAGTATAGTCGGAACCGGCACGGGAACACTGACAAAGAGCGGCACAGGCACGTGGTCGTTGAGCGGAGCGAATACGTATAGCGGCGGAACGACGGTAAGCACGGGAACGCTGTCGATAGGATCAGGAGGAGCGAGCGGCTCAATATCCGACACCGGAACGTTGAGCAATTCGGGAGCAGTTGTGTTCAATCGTTCGAATGACTTTACGTACGGGGGGAAAATAAGTGGCGCCGGAAGCTTGACGAAGAGCGGCAACGGAACGTTGACCCTGTCAGGTACGACGAGTGATTACAGTGGAGCGGTGACGGTAAGCGCAGGTACGTTGAAGCTTGGTCATAGCTCGGCGATGGGCACAACAGCTGGCGGGGTTACGGTATCAGACACCGCGACGCTGGACCTGAACGGCATATCGATAGGAGATGAAGCGCTGACGCTGAACGGCCTTGGTGTCGGCGGTACAGCGGGAGCTCTTACTAATAGCTCCACAACAGCATCGACCTATGGTGGCCTTATAACGCTCGCCAGTGGAAGCCGTATTGTATCGAACAGCGGTACAGCACTTACTCTGAGTGGTACTATCAATGGCGGATATGCGCTCGGTATCAACGGATCCGGAAGTGTCACTCTTGGCGGTACGATTGGAAACTCCACGCCATTGGCATCGTTCACCGGTGATTCAGCTACATCGCTCTTTATAAACGGAGGCTCGGTAAAAACCACAGGAGTTCACTCCTACAGCGGAGCTACGACTTTCGGTGCAGGAGCAGGAACAACCCTGACAACCACGAACAGCAGCATCAGTGGCAGCGGAGTGGTTACAGCCACAGCCGGAGCAGTGACGTTTGTTGCCGGGAGCGGTACTGTGACCTTCAATAATACTTCGAATAACTTTTCATCGGTCACCGTGACAAGTGCCGGAGCTGTTTCGCTCATTGATACCAATGCACTGACTATTTCCGGCATTGCTGCATCAGGAACGGTTGATGTTGCGACCCTGAGCGGAGACCTGACGGTTTCGGGCAATCTCTCCACGACGGATGGCTCGGCAACAGCAATCAGGGTGAACGCCGGGAAATCGGCGGCGGCAGGGACATCAACGGGTGGCAACATCATTGTTTCCGGCACTCCGTTGATAACATTAGGAACAGGCGGCATTGCTTCCTTCTATACCGGAAGCATCTCCGGAAGTACCGGTTTGAGTGCATTCATCGGAACGGGAACAGGCCGTTTCCGCTACAACAGCGATGAATCGGCATCGAATTATACGACTGTTCTCGCTGCGGGCAAGAACGCCATCTACCGCGAACAGCCGACAGTCACCGTTACGGCTGCAAATGAAACGATTACCTATGGCACAACACCAACTCTCGACTACACCATCAGTGGAGAACAAAACAGTGATACCAAAGCACAGGCGTTATCAGGCGGATTAAGTGTATCCAGTTCCACCTCTTCATCCGGTAAATATACAGCAGGTACGCATACAATCGGTCAGTCCGGATTGACCAGTCTGCTTGGATATGGCATCTCCTATGTTTCAAAAACGCTTACGGTCGATCAAAAGCAGCTCCAGGTAACGGCGATCGGCGACGGAAGTTCGACCTACGGAAACTCGCTTGTGTATGGTGCGGTGACGGATAACAGGATCACCGGTGATGTGGTTGATGTGACGCGAACGCTGGTAAATGCATCGTTGAGTACAAGCGGTAATACAAAAGTCGGCAGTTACAAGCAGAAAGCAAGCGGTATAACAGGGACGGATTCTGCGAACTACAGTTGGGGCGGTGACTTCACGACGACTACGGAAAACTATGCGATAAGCCGCGCGAATCTGACGGTAAGCGGACTGTCGGTATCGAACAAGGTCTATGATGCAACGACCACGGCAACGCTTTCGGGTACGGCAAGGGTAACTCCGATTGGCAGCGATGTGGTGACGCTTGGCGGCACACCGTCAGGAGCCTTTGCAGACAAGAATGTTGGAGCAGGAAAAGCAGTGTCGGTGACAGGCAACACCATAAGCGGTACGGATGCAGCAAACTACAACCTGCAGCAGCAGAGCGCTTTGAGTGCCGAAATTACCAGAGCTAATCTGACGGTGATCGGCCTGTCGGCATCGAACAAGGTCTATGATGCAACGACCACGGCAACACTTACGGGTACGGCGAGGGTGACGCCGCTTGGCAGCGATGTGGTGACTGTGGGCGGTACTCCGGCAGGAACCTTTGCAGACAGGAATGTTGGCACAGAGAAAAGTGTGACAGTGACAGGCAGCACCATAAGCGGTAGGGACGCATCAAACTACACCCTGCTGCAGCAGAGCGCTCTGAGTGCTGAAATCAGCCGCGCGAATCTGACGGTGAGCGGCCTGTCGGCATCGAACAAGGTCTATGATGCAACGACCACGGCAACACTTACGGGCACAGCGAAGGTAACCCCGCTTGGCAGCGATGTAGTGACGCTTGGCGGCACACCGGCAGGAACCTTTGCAGACAGGAATGTTGGAAAAGGAAAGAGTGTGACGGTGACAGGCAGCACCATAAGCGGGGCGGATGCAGCAAACTACAACCTGCAGCAGCAGAGTGGTCTGACGGCTGATATCAGTGAAGCACCCGTAACTGAAACAGAAAGTACCACAGCATCAGAGACAATTCTGCCGATTATTAAGGCAACGCCTGCTTCGCCCGCAGGAGCAACAGTGTCAAGCCTGATGCCCGCAAATCCGATCACTACGACAGCTCCGGCTTCAAGTGCATCCATAACTGTTGCGCCCTTAACTGTTACCAATACACAGGCTGTCGCTCCGGTCGGCAGCTCAATCGAGTTAGCCCCGGTTATGAACCTCGATAACCTGTCGGATATGAAGAGTGGTGATGTCAGCAGCACCGTAGCGATGACAACCGGAGGGGGCATGACTTCGGATATCAGTCAGGCAAGTCTTCCTGTCACAGGATCATCTCCGGGAAGTGACACACAGGCGCCCTTTACCGGAGTGATCAATGTTTTTCTTGGCGGAAAGCTGGTTCGTCAAACAGTAAATACGGTTATTCCTCTTCCGGATGAGATTAAAACCGGTCTTACACAGGGCGTTGGCGGTGAGCGGGTTACCCTGTTAAACGGTTCTCCGCTGCCGTCATGGTTAAGCTACAATTCGGGAACCCGAACTTTCAAGATCTTAAATCCTCCGGGTGAAACCTTCCATATCAAGGTTCGGGTCCAGGATCAATCCCGGAGCTGGGTAGTGGATATTGCGAGCAATAAATCCAGCACGTGA
- a CDS encoding SapC family protein: MEQNIPLENLPLFYSRPIPLNREAHASLTVSPSPEGYRYAASARTVLLATAEFFDAGRFYPIIFSNTSDNAILPVALLGLEENENLFVDDEGAWHGRYIPAYIRRYPFITTDGTEGQTTVCFDEDFDGFNLEGGLPLFEDGEPAPKMLEIQAFLQDYLLQMDRARQFGAQLAEYGLIRAVDLQATPAEGSPIALNGLLVVDEEKLAQLSDSEVTKLFRSGALALIHAHLLSLRNVDALVERKVQGTQR; the protein is encoded by the coding sequence ATGGAACAAAATATACCACTTGAGAATCTGCCACTGTTTTACAGTCGTCCGATTCCGCTTAACAGGGAGGCTCATGCATCTCTGACCGTCAGCCCGAGTCCGGAAGGATACCGGTATGCCGCATCAGCCCGGACTGTTCTGCTTGCAACGGCAGAATTTTTTGATGCCGGCCGTTTCTATCCGATTATTTTCAGCAATACCTCCGACAATGCCATTCTTCCTGTCGCACTTTTAGGGCTTGAGGAGAATGAAAACCTTTTTGTTGATGATGAGGGTGCCTGGCACGGCCGCTATATACCGGCATACATCAGACGCTACCCGTTCATTACCACGGACGGTACTGAGGGTCAGACCACGGTCTGTTTTGACGAGGATTTTGACGGCTTTAATCTGGAGGGTGGCCTTCCGCTTTTTGAGGATGGAGAGCCTGCACCGAAAATGCTTGAAATCCAGGCTTTTCTTCAGGACTATCTTCTTCAGATGGATCGGGCACGGCAGTTCGGCGCCCAGCTTGCCGAATATGGATTGATCAGAGCGGTTGATCTGCAGGCGACTCCGGCAGAAGGGAGCCCTATTGCACTCAATGGTCTGCTTGTGGTTGATGAGGAGAAGCTTGCACAGCTTTCAGATAGCGAAGTAACAAAATTGTTCCGCAGCGGCGCACTGGCGCTGATTCATGCGCATCTGCTCTCCCTGCGCAACGTTGATGCTCTTGTGGAGCGAAAGGTTCAGGGAACACAACGTTGA
- a CDS encoding ShlB/FhaC/HecB family hemolysin secretion/activation protein, producing MCRAVAIAIGSISLLLSSAPLFANPIPDAGSILRDQQNQMQNLPQLPFSAPVKEAPPSDESTLRVNVNAFVFSGYEGLATEAELQAVVAGAVGKKLSFAELSGEAEKVTAYLKQKGWFLARAYLPKQDVTMGTIEIAVTPGKSDGNLTINRDKQVRISDKKLRGFVKSALEAGKPINERALERSVLLISDLPGISARASLSPGTMTGTSGVELAVAEGPVFSGSIWTDNQGNLYTGEWRANSMFSFDDPFCCGDQVTLLLTEGERLRQGRVGYLFPIGYDGLKGNLAYTAMNYELGSDLLILQYGGKSSSIDAGLSYPIHRSRAGNIITSISYSNKSLIDSQYDIELHHKRVNSVLFTTSADHYDTILGGGYSSLNVAVTAGTVHEANQLAAAAATNRGEGRYARLNVTVMRQQRLTEKINLNVSVSGQRADDLLDSSEKFSLGGPNGVRAYPISEASGDEGELLNAEIRYSPPVPKGWGSLQFSGFYDAGHIRLQKHEVEIPATATNLNSYWLRGAGFGITYAIDGRLTLRGSWAWVIGDNPGRSVAGNNSDGRSDKSRMWLMALFSF from the coding sequence ATGTGTCGCGCAGTCGCCATTGCCATAGGTTCAATATCGCTGCTCTTATCTTCAGCTCCTCTTTTCGCCAATCCAATTCCTGATGCCGGAAGTATTTTGCGTGATCAACAGAATCAGATGCAGAACCTTCCTCAATTGCCTTTTTCCGCGCCGGTAAAGGAAGCGCCCCCTTCGGATGAAAGTACGCTGCGTGTCAATGTTAACGCTTTTGTTTTTTCGGGTTATGAAGGTCTTGCAACGGAAGCCGAGCTTCAGGCGGTTGTTGCGGGAGCTGTCGGCAAAAAGCTCTCATTCGCAGAACTGTCCGGCGAAGCGGAGAAGGTTACTGCATATCTCAAGCAGAAGGGGTGGTTTCTTGCGCGGGCATATCTGCCCAAACAGGATGTCACCATGGGTACTATTGAAATTGCCGTTACTCCGGGTAAAAGTGACGGAAACCTTACCATAAACCGCGACAAACAGGTAAGAATATCCGATAAAAAACTTCGAGGCTTTGTCAAGAGCGCCCTGGAGGCAGGCAAGCCGATCAATGAGCGTGCGCTTGAGCGTTCGGTGCTGCTCATCAGCGATCTGCCGGGTATCTCAGCCCGGGCCTCCCTTTCTCCCGGTACCATGACCGGCACCAGTGGAGTAGAGCTTGCCGTAGCTGAAGGTCCTGTGTTTTCAGGATCTATCTGGACTGATAATCAGGGCAATCTCTACACCGGGGAGTGGCGAGCCAACTCCATGTTCTCTTTCGATGACCCTTTCTGCTGCGGTGACCAGGTAACCTTACTGCTGACAGAGGGAGAACGACTGCGTCAGGGACGTGTCGGCTATCTCTTTCCCATTGGTTATGACGGACTCAAGGGAAACCTTGCCTACACCGCTATGAACTACGAGCTTGGAAGTGATCTTCTGATCCTTCAATATGGTGGAAAGAGCAGCAGTATTGACGCCGGATTGAGTTATCCGATTCACCGGAGCAGGGCGGGAAATATCATAACGAGCATTTCGTACAGCAACAAGTCACTTATCGATAGTCAATATGACATTGAACTCCATCACAAGAGGGTAAACAGTGTGCTCTTCACGACCAGCGCAGACCATTACGATACGATTTTAGGCGGGGGATACAGCAGCCTGAATGTAGCGGTGACTGCCGGAACCGTGCATGAAGCCAACCAGCTCGCCGCCGCCGCTGCTACAAACAGGGGCGAAGGCCGTTATGCCCGTCTGAATGTTACCGTTATGCGCCAGCAGCGCCTGACAGAGAAGATCAATCTCAATGTTTCTGTGAGTGGCCAGAGAGCCGATGACCTGCTTGACAGCAGTGAAAAATTCTCTCTTGGAGGGCCGAACGGTGTTCGGGCCTATCCAATCAGTGAGGCTTCAGGAGATGAAGGCGAGTTGCTGAATGCTGAGATCCGATATTCGCCTCCAGTCCCGAAGGGATGGGGAAGTCTTCAGTTCAGCGGGTTCTATGATGCCGGACATATCAGACTCCAGAAGCACGAGGTGGAGATTCCGGCTACAGCAACCAATCTGAACAGTTACTGGCTTCGTGGAGCCGGATTCGGTATCACTTATGCTATTGACGGGAGATTGACATTACGGGGAAGCTGGGCATGGGTGATCGGAGATAATCCGGGACGAAGCGTTGCCGGAAATAACTCGGACGGCAGGAGTGACAAGAGCCGTATGTGGCTTATGGCACTCTTCTCCTTTTAG